CGTCCGCGAGATGGGCCGGATGGAAGAGGCCAAGCGGCGGTATTTGGAGGGGAAGGGATAATGATCGTCTACGCGATTTCTGGTCTGGCACTTGTGCTGGGTCTGATCCTGCCGCTGCGTTGGGGCGTGGTCGGATTTCTCGGTGCCGTGGCAGTTCTGTTTCTGTGCCTATTCGGCGTAAGTGCAAGCAGCGGGTTCGAGGGTGCCTCATGGGAAGAATCCCTGATCCTGTTTGAGGGCAGCGTGGCGTCTTACATCGGGTTCAACTTGCAAATCACGGCGCGGGCGTTTGCGTTACCTTTGTTGGTGTTGGCAGTTGTAGTTGTTTGGCGTTTTAAGAGGTTGGGATGAGACAAGTGGCACGCAAGATGAAAACCCAACTCGACGGTGAGTTCCGCCATGCCAACAAGAGCGATGTGGTCGCCATCGAAAACGCGGTGCGAGAGATGGGCCGGATGGAAGAGGTCAAGAGGCGGTATCTGGAGGAGCAATGAACGATTTGATTGGCGAATTAAACGCTTGGATTGTCACCAATACAGCTGCAGTCGTTACCGTCGGAATTCCACTATTCACAGTGTTCGTCGGGTTCCTCGGTAGTTACATACAATTCCTGTCAAAGAAAAACGAGATTCGCATAAATGGTAGAATTAAGCTTGCCGATGCTAGAATTGAACAATTCGAACAGCTCAAGTGTTCCATCGAACAGCTTTTGATCGAGTTATCGCTTATTGCGCGAAAGCACTATTCTAATTCTGAGAGCATAGAAGTCGACGACCTATATAGTATCACTCAGTTGGCTAATTCCGTAACACTGCAAGTTAGAACTAACAAATTTCTTAGGGATGAATTTGTAAATGAATACAAACTTTTTTTTAGCGAGATAAGTGCTTCGATCGATGAAGGCCGCGAAGAACTAGGGTCTGCCAATCGCTTTAGAGAGACGTGCTTGAATCTATTAGATCAAGAGTGGTTATCGTTGGAGACTGAACTAAAGGAAAACAAATAGTGATCCGCCTCATCGAAAAAGGCCTGATGTTCGGCAATCTCGTCCACATCTCCAGCCCGGCCTTAGTCGAGCGGTATAACCGCGCGCTGCAGCATCTGGCGGGCAAGGCCACCGCGTTAACGGATTTCCATGTCGATATATCAGGCTATTCGCCAGAGGTGGGGATTGAGCTGGAGGACGAGCTCTACCTCAACCCCAACGGGGTCAACCGGCAGTTCATCCTGCTGACGACCGAGCAGAAACGCGCGCCTTTGCTGAACGTCAAATTCTCGACCTCGCGCGATATTCTGCGCGAGTTTATTGAGATGAACGAGGCGCAGCTGTTCGCCCTGACCGCCACCGATGCGGTGGCCGGAGAACTGGTGAACTCGGTCATCAAACTCAGCACCCCGCGCGATCTGCTGAACCTGCGCAAGATCGAGATTGAGGCTGACACAGCTGGCGGTACCCTGCGCAAGGCACAGCAACTGGCGGGGATGGTCGAACGGTTCAAGACCGAAGAGGATGCGTGGTTCGACGATGTGCTGATCGCCAAGATGATCGAAACGGCCAAGGAAACCGGCGATGTTACCCGCAATCCGGTGCGTCTGCGCCACACGGATTTTGAGCAGCGCAATTTCTGGACCGCGCATTTTGGCGGACTGTATCTGTTTCCGGATGTGGATCACCCGGCAGCCGTCTGTATGGGCGAAAAGCCGGATGATCTGCCGATCAAGTACACCTTCGACCCGTCACAGAGGAACCAGATTGCCAAGTTTCTGGACTACAACGATCTGGTCGAACCGATTGTCAAAGCGCGCGGCGTGGATGCCGCCGCGATCCTGCAACAAAAGATGGATTTCCTGACCGTCGATGCGGCTGCGGATGCAGATGTCGACCTGACCGGGCTGGATCGCAGCGACATGCGTCGGCTGGCGCGCAATCACTCGGATCGATTGCCCGAAGCCTATCACGGTCTTGCTCAATTACTTCGCTGGGCCAGCGATGGGGGGCCATGGCCGCGCATCACCTCGGACCATCCGGCCTATTTCTATACCTTGCGCGCGGTGGATACGCCGAACCGCGATCTGGTGAACATGCTGCTGTCCGAGCTGGCTCCGCTGGACCCGCGCCAGATGTTCATCTGCCATAAAGAGCTGTTCTACCGAACATATTCGGGCTGGCCCGAGCGCAAGAAAGCCTATGTTGCCGACTTCCTTGCGCGTGAGTATCAGGTGGACAAGCAAGGGGCCCGCGCCGCTTTGTTTGGGCATGAGCCGGATATGAGCGGCAATGACCGGGTCAGCGATGACATAATCGCCCGGGTCGGGCCCTGGGGTTCGGTGAGGAAAGGCTGATATGATCGGATTGTTGCGCCTGTTGCTGATCTTGCTGGTGATTCAGACGATTGCCTATGTTGCGCTGTCTTTCTATTCGCGCGGCATTCGGCGGCGTAAGCTGGAGGACTGGTGGGACGAAAAAGGCAAAACGGGCAACAAAGAAGCCTTTGTCGAACGCGGATTGCATGTGTATGACAATTCGTTCCGGCGTAAACTGATCCTGGGTGTCTATATTGTGCCGTGGGTGGCGATTAGCGCGCTGATCTACATTGTGAATTACATGTGAGGAATTAGGCATGGCCTATGTGAAATGGGCGTTCATTATTATCTTCTGGGGCACGATTGCGGTGGTCCTGCAGTACTCGTTGCCGCAGCATGACATTGTGCGCATCGTCAATACCTATGAAGAACGGCAGGATCTGAACGACTGGACCCGGATTTTCTGGTCCGAGCCGCAGGATCAATCCGCGAGCCTGGCCAATCGGGACGTGCAGTTCATTCAGGCTGTGCGCGACAGCGGTAAGCCCATCGTTTATCGAAACGAGGATACCGGCTGGGGCTGGCCCCCCTATTTCAAGTTCGACACAGCCAACCTGTATACCGAAGCCAATGATGCCAAATCGACCAAAGAGAACCCGAAATGGGTGGTTGTTACTCATTACGGCTGGCGTAACGAGTTTCTTTCGATCTTTCCAAACGCCATCTTCATCAACCATGTGGATGGGCCGGATGCGCGGATTATCCCTTGGTTCAATATCATCTTCCTGACGATTTTCGCCGCTGTGGTCTGGGCGATATGGGTGCGCTGGCGCAGGTTCCGGCAAGCCCGGATCGACCCGATGATCGAAAATGTGGAAGACGGGCTTTATGCGGCGGGTGACGCTATTGAAGAACGACGCACCAGGTTTCGGCGCTGGCTGGACAGCTGGAAGTCAAAATAGAGCGAAAGAGGCGTGCAATCAGCACGCCCTTATTGCGTAACGGCCCGTCACCTGACGATGAACTCTGCGTGTAACGCGCCCGCTGCCTTTATGGTTTTCAAAATGTCGATCATGTCCTGAGGCGACACGCCTAGTGCATTCAAACCTGCAACCACTTCGGACAGGGTTGTGGCCTCGGGGATTTCGGCAAGACCGGTGCCTTCTTCCTCTTCGATGCCAGCGATGGTGCGGGGTACGACCACTGTTTCACCCCTGGCAAACGGGTTGGGCTGCACGGCAATTGGTGCCTCTTGCACTGTTAACGTCAGATTGCCCTGAGAGACAGCGACGCGCGAAATGCGGACCTCTTGTCCCATTACAATCGTGCCGGAACGCTGATCGACGACGACACGTGCCTTTGATTCTGGTTCAACCAGTATGTTTTCGATACGCCCGATGGCATGGGCAGTTGACACCGCCTGTGTTGCAGCGACGTTAAGCTCGACCGTGCCGGAATCCCGCATGATGGCCACGGCCCTGTTGAACTCGGTATTGATTGCAGATTCGATCCGCGCGGCAGTGGTAAAATCGGGTTCTCTCAGCGCAAGACGCATTTGGGTCAGGGTCGAACATTGTTTCGATCGAGCGAAAACCCTTGCCATGCCAGCGGTAGTTAATCTGGAAACAGCCCACATCAAAGCTGCGCGCGCCTGCCTTGAAAATCTTGAACACATAGGTTTTGGCCTCGCTTTCAGAGGTGAACCAATACCCTTTACCTTCAACATTGATGGTCCACGGCCAGGGCAGGAACTGCCCGTCTACAGTACGACCTGTTTCAACACGTGAAATCGCGCGCAGAACGTCCAGCGGTACCCCTTCGGACAACGCCGCACGCCGTGCAGCCTGATCACACAGATCCCCGGTGTGCGCATTGGGCATGGCAAAGCCTGCTTGGGCTGCCGCCACAAGCATGAGCATGAAAAAGAACGGGATCTTTTGAATTGGCATTCTGCCGGTCCGGGATTCTGATCTGTCCCGGCCAAGCTAGCCAATGATCGGTTTACAGAGAGTAATCGGGGCTTCAATTTCGATCAATCCTGCGCCCGAAGACAACGCTGGTATTGGTGCGCAGGACGCCGGGGATCTTGGCCAGGTCGTCGACCAGAATGTCCAGATCTTCCAACCGGGGTGCCTCAGCCGAAAGCATCAGATCAAATTCACCATTGATGGACAGGCACAATTTAACCTCAGGATAAGCTTCAAGCCGCTTGACGATACGGGTCGTCTCTTTCTGTTGCACCTCAAGCATAACGATGACCTGCACTTTGGGAGTGTCTTCCGTTGACCCAAGGCGCACGGAATACCCCGTGATCACGCCGCGTTGCTCCATCCGGTTGATCCGTTCATGAACCGTCGTACGGGCCACACCCAGCGTAGCCGCAATCTGCGTGGTCGAGGCCCGGGCATTGGCTTGCAGGGCGGCGATAATGCGGCGGTCTAGCTGGTCCATTGGGGCTCCGGCTGATGGGTGCGGTTTCGGTGTAGGGCAGATCGGGGCAGCTGCTCAAGATCTGTGCGGCACGTTCGGATGAAGGTCGTCGATGATAATTGGGTGTGCGTGCGGGCCTGATCCGGTCAGATGCGGGTGATCGGCCGGCAGATCAGGGTGATCGTGTTCAATCACTTCCTGATCAAGGCGCGGCCATAAACTGAACGCGCCAACCACACCGGCCACTGACAGCGTTGCCATACTGCTGAGCGCCACTGTTGGTCCGAATGCAGTCATCAGCCACCCTGCAAGCGGGTAAAGCACCAGCCAACAGCCATGCGACAGGGTAAACTGAGCTGCAAAAACAGCGGGGCGGTCTTCGGGATGAGCTGACCGGGTCAGCAAGCGACCCGAGGGTGTCAGAGTGGTGGAATATCCAAAACCGGTAAACGCCCACAACAAGGTCAGCAGGCCAAGTGACAAGGGAACAGTTGCTGCCAGAATCGCGGCCACAGCCATGGACCCTGTGGCAAAAACGGCCCCCGAGATCATAACCCAACGATCCTCGATCCGATCCAGAAGGCGGGGCAGGGTAAAGGCGGCCAACATCGAACCACCTCCGAATCCGGCCAGCGCAATGGCCACTGCGCTTTCTGACAGTCCCAGATTGGCGCGCACGATGACCACGGTATTGACGATCACCATCGAGCTCAGCGCAGCCGCGCTCCAGCTGAGTGCGAGCAACCCGCGCAACCGGGGTGTTTTCAAATAGATTCGAATACCGCGTGTGGTGCGGTCATAGATTCCGCGGGGTTTGGTGGGTTTGGGCGACGGAAGGACGACCGAGACCACTAGCAATGCCGAAGCGACAAAGCCCAATGCCGTCCCCCAGAACAAGCTGTTGAAGCTGACCAGCAGCAGCAGGGCTGCAGCAAACATCGGGCTCAGCAGGCTTTCCATATCGTAAGCCAGGCGCGACAGGGACAGGGCCCGTGTATATTCCGCTTCATCCGGCAACACATCAGGAATCGTTGCCTGAAAGGCAGGTGTGAACCCTGCCGAAGCCGATTGCAGCACAAAGATCAACACGTAGATCTGCCAGATTTCCGTCACGAAAGGCAGGCACAGTGCAACGGCCGCGCGGATCAGGTCCAAAACGACCAGCATCTTGCGGCGATCCAAACGTTCGGCGAAGGCGGCCGCCAGCGGTGCAACGGTGACATAGGCAATCATCTTGATCGTCAGCGCAGTGCCCAGGACCAGGCCCGCAGCATCCCCCGCCAGATCGAATGCCAGCAGGCCCAGGGCAACAGTCGCCAATCCGGTGCCTGTCAAGGCGACGATCTGAGCGGCGAACAGGTGGCGGTAGGTGCGGTTCTTCAGAATGCTCAGCATGGCTTAGAGGTATTTCGTAATCGCTTTGAAATCTTCGATCCCGCTGCCAGCGTCTTCGGCGGACAAGCAATGATCGATGTGATCGTGAATCAACGCGCGTTTGGCATTGGTGACAGCCTTTTCCACGGCGAACAACTGTTGGGCAACGTCCGAACAGGGGGCCTGGCTTTCCAGCATGGCAATGACTTTGGCCAGGTGCCCGTGGGCGCGCTTTAGTCGGGCCGTGATTTGTGGATGCGACTCATGAGTATGATTAGGCATGGTATATCCTTATCCCCCCCATGGGGATAAGATCAAGAGCCTGGCGCTGAACAGCCCGCGATTTTTGGACGGCGTTGAGTTTAGGGGCCAAACCGCCTATCTCGGGGACAATAGCGCTCAGAGGATTAGTCGCGTGGCGAACCATTTGTACAAAAACGATCTGCCCGACGGGCTGGATCTGGGCCCCGTTGTGGCCATTGACTGCGAAACCATGGGTTTGAACCCGCATCGCGACCGCTTATGCGTGATCCAGATGTCGGGTGGTGATGGCAACAGTCACATCGTTCAGGTTGAAAAAGGCCAAACCGAAGCACCAAACCTGTGCGCCATGCTGGAAAACCCTGACGTGCTTAAGCTGTTCCATTTCGGGCGGTTTGACATCGCAGCCATGTACCACACCTTTGGTGCGTTGGCCGCTCCGGTTTATTGCACCAAGATCGCCAGCCGTTTGGTGCGCACATACACTGACCGCCACGGCTTGAAAAACTTGTGTCAGGAACTGATCGGTGTCGACATTTCGAAACAACAGCAGATGAGCGATTGGGGAGCCGAGTCTCTGACAGATGCTCAACTGGACTATGCAGCCTCGGATGTTCTGTACCTGCACCGTCTGCGGGATGAATTGAACAAGCGCCTTGCACGTGAAGATCGGACCGAGATGGCGCAAGCCTGTTTTGATTTCCTTCCGATGCGTGCGAAACTGGACCTCGCAGGCTGGCCCGAAACGGATATTTTTGCACACTCATGACTGATAACGAGTCCTTTCTGAAAACCGCCCGTCAGGTCGTTACAGATGAAGCCCGCGCGCTGGACGTGTTGGCCGAAAGTCTGGACGACCATTTTGCAGAAGCCGTGCAAATGATCCTGCAGGCGAAGGGTCGCATCATCGTGAGCGGTATCGGTAAATCGGGTCACATCGGGCACAAGA
The genomic region above belongs to Ruegeria sp. HKCCD4315 and contains:
- a CDS encoding ribonuclease D: MANHLYKNDLPDGLDLGPVVAIDCETMGLNPHRDRLCVIQMSGGDGNSHIVQVEKGQTEAPNLCAMLENPDVLKLFHFGRFDIAAMYHTFGALAAPVYCTKIASRLVRTYTDRHGLKNLCQELIGVDISKQQQMSDWGAESLTDAQLDYAASDVLYLHRLRDELNKRLAREDRTEMAQACFDFLPMRAKLDLAGWPETDIFAHS
- a CDS encoding DUF1523 family protein → MAYVKWAFIIIFWGTIAVVLQYSLPQHDIVRIVNTYEERQDLNDWTRIFWSEPQDQSASLANRDVQFIQAVRDSGKPIVYRNEDTGWGWPPYFKFDTANLYTEANDAKSTKENPKWVVVTHYGWRNEFLSIFPNAIFINHVDGPDARIIPWFNIIFLTIFAAVVWAIWVRWRRFRQARIDPMIENVEDGLYAAGDAIEERRTRFRRWLDSWKSK
- a CDS encoding DUF6638 family protein translates to MIRLIEKGLMFGNLVHISSPALVERYNRALQHLAGKATALTDFHVDISGYSPEVGIELEDELYLNPNGVNRQFILLTTEQKRAPLLNVKFSTSRDILREFIEMNEAQLFALTATDAVAGELVNSVIKLSTPRDLLNLRKIEIEADTAGGTLRKAQQLAGMVERFKTEEDAWFDDVLIAKMIETAKETGDVTRNPVRLRHTDFEQRNFWTAHFGGLYLFPDVDHPAAVCMGEKPDDLPIKYTFDPSQRNQIAKFLDYNDLVEPIVKARGVDAAAILQQKMDFLTVDAAADADVDLTGLDRSDMRRLARNHSDRLPEAYHGLAQLLRWASDGGPWPRITSDHPAYFYTLRAVDTPNRDLVNMLLSELAPLDPRQMFICHKELFYRTYSGWPERKKAYVADFLAREYQVDKQGARAALFGHEPDMSGNDRVSDDIIARVGPWGSVRKG
- a CDS encoding MFS transporter — protein: MLSILKNRTYRHLFAAQIVALTGTGLATVALGLLAFDLAGDAAGLVLGTALTIKMIAYVTVAPLAAAFAERLDRRKMLVVLDLIRAAVALCLPFVTEIWQIYVLIFVLQSASAGFTPAFQATIPDVLPDEAEYTRALSLSRLAYDMESLLSPMFAAALLLLVSFNSLFWGTALGFVASALLVVSVVLPSPKPTKPRGIYDRTTRGIRIYLKTPRLRGLLALSWSAAALSSMVIVNTVVIVRANLGLSESAVAIALAGFGGGSMLAAFTLPRLLDRIEDRWVMISGAVFATGSMAVAAILAATVPLSLGLLTLLWAFTGFGYSTTLTPSGRLLTRSAHPEDRPAVFAAQFTLSHGCWLVLYPLAGWLMTAFGPTVALSSMATLSVAGVVGAFSLWPRLDQEVIEHDHPDLPADHPHLTGSGPHAHPIIIDDLHPNVPHRS
- a CDS encoding metal-sensing transcriptional repressor, which codes for MPNHTHESHPQITARLKRAHGHLAKVIAMLESQAPCSDVAQQLFAVEKAVTNAKRALIHDHIDHCLSAEDAGSGIEDFKAITKYL
- a CDS encoding Lrp/AsnC family transcriptional regulator, whose translation is MDQLDRRIIAALQANARASTTQIAATLGVARTTVHERINRMEQRGVITGYSVRLGSTEDTPKVQVIVMLEVQQKETTRIVKRLEAYPEVKLCLSINGEFDLMLSAEAPRLEDLDILVDDLAKIPGVLRTNTSVVFGRRIDRN